In Virgibacillus sp. NKC19-16, a single genomic region encodes these proteins:
- a CDS encoding ATP-grasp domain-containing protein produces the protein MSKIYVLHENNEWTDHLINRLEELQLPYEDWLLDNGKVDLTSLPPNGVFYNRMSASSHTRGNRFAPELTSAVLSWLEQNERTVINGSRALQLELSKVLQYLELEKFGIKTPRTVAAVGKNELLKAAESFEGKKFITKHNRAGKGLGVKLFHSVEALQQYVEGKEFEEPVDGVTLIQEYIESPESFITRCEFVGGKFLYAVRVDTSEGFELCPADACSIEDQLGEEELEPFQVREGFDHPVLENYERVLAANDIKIAGIEFIQDKNGEIYTYDINTNTNYNSDAEAKSGKFGMLEVAKYLGEELKKVRGAVLQES, from the coding sequence GTGAGTAAAATATATGTGCTACACGAAAATAACGAATGGACAGATCATTTAATCAATAGATTAGAAGAGTTACAGCTTCCATATGAAGATTGGTTATTGGATAATGGCAAAGTTGACCTGACTTCTTTGCCACCAAATGGCGTTTTTTATAACCGGATGAGCGCTTCATCGCATACGCGCGGAAATCGCTTCGCACCGGAATTAACAAGTGCTGTTCTGTCTTGGTTGGAGCAGAACGAGAGAACAGTGATTAATGGAAGCCGTGCGCTTCAGTTAGAATTAAGTAAAGTGCTGCAGTATTTGGAGCTTGAAAAGTTCGGCATTAAAACGCCAAGAACTGTTGCCGCAGTTGGAAAAAATGAACTGTTAAAAGCAGCAGAATCATTTGAAGGAAAGAAATTCATTACGAAGCATAACCGTGCTGGAAAAGGTCTTGGTGTTAAACTTTTTCATTCAGTTGAAGCCTTGCAGCAATACGTGGAGGGGAAAGAATTTGAGGAGCCGGTTGATGGCGTTACCTTAATTCAGGAATATATTGAGTCACCAGAGTCTTTCATTACACGTTGTGAGTTTGTTGGTGGTAAGTTCCTATATGCAGTTCGTGTTGATACATCGGAAGGGTTTGAACTATGCCCGGCAGATGCCTGCTCGATTGAAGATCAGTTAGGAGAAGAGGAATTAGAACCATTTCAAGTAAGAGAAGGTTTTGATCATCCTGTCCTGGAAAATTATGAACGTGTGCTTGCAGCAAATGACATTAAAATTGCTGGAATCGAGTTTATTCAGGATAAAAATGGAGAAATTTATACGTATGATATTAATACGAATACCAATTACAACAGCGATGCCGAAGCAAAGAGTGGGAAATTTGGTATGCTGGAAGTAGCGAAGTATTTGGGAGAAGAATTGAAGAAAGTTAGAGGGGCAGTCCTTCAGGAATCATAG
- a CDS encoding cation:proton antiporter has translation MIDSLLLKVILVVVLGVAAQWIAWRFRLPAIVIMSIAGLLVGPFIGLINPSEDFGVLYDPIVSIAVAIILFEGSLKLQFKDIRGLGHSITRIVTIGALLSWVLGVMAAYFIAGLSWPVAFVLSALFIVTGPTVIIPLLKQTKLKPRPAKILKWEGIIIDPVGALLAVFAYQIVVFIFGNNSDIQSLLFFFGASLFTGLLGYVFGKGMGRLIKKGYIPESLKSPILLSAVVAVFTVSDLIMHETGLLAVTAMGVTMANTKVPGIQDMRDFKENISTLLISSIFIMLTASLDRETLVQMLDIEILGYVAVILFIIRPLSIFISTINTDLSIKEKVLIGWIAPRGIVALTVANYFAALLMDHGFAGAELVGSVTFALVFITVCAHGFSLNWVAGKLGLTREGRPGVLMVGGNPFTAALGKTFKGMDIPVVIADTSEQGRIYAEENEIPFERTEVLSSDTKIDTSTYDYLIAATRTEPYNALVSSRYTDDFGRNSVYKLNTKDQIEADLSSPVWTVSGEVLFSRNTAIEDLIAKIEEGYEFSKTEITERYSYEELKKEIGENTTLLFNSIQSGGVAFFTEDNHIHAKEGDTIVSLAPPET, from the coding sequence ATGATTGATTCTCTGTTATTAAAGGTCATACTTGTCGTTGTACTGGGTGTCGCAGCACAGTGGATAGCGTGGAGGTTTCGTCTCCCGGCAATTGTAATTATGTCAATCGCAGGTTTGCTGGTTGGTCCGTTTATCGGATTGATTAACCCTTCAGAAGACTTTGGGGTTCTGTATGACCCTATTGTGTCAATCGCAGTAGCTATTATTCTTTTTGAAGGAAGTCTTAAACTTCAATTTAAGGATATTCGCGGGTTAGGCCATTCGATAACTCGTATTGTGACGATTGGCGCGTTACTTAGTTGGGTACTTGGTGTCATGGCCGCTTATTTTATCGCTGGATTGTCATGGCCTGTAGCTTTTGTACTTAGTGCGTTATTTATTGTGACTGGGCCTACTGTCATTATTCCCTTATTGAAGCAAACCAAATTAAAGCCTAGACCTGCAAAAATACTTAAATGGGAAGGAATTATCATCGATCCAGTTGGTGCGCTATTAGCTGTCTTTGCTTACCAGATCGTCGTGTTTATTTTTGGGAATAATTCGGACATACAATCACTATTATTCTTTTTTGGAGCCTCTTTATTTACAGGGTTGTTGGGATATGTATTTGGTAAAGGTATGGGTCGGTTAATAAAGAAAGGATATATTCCGGAAAGTTTAAAATCACCGATATTACTTTCAGCCGTTGTTGCCGTATTTACTGTCTCAGATTTGATTATGCATGAGACAGGGTTATTGGCAGTGACAGCAATGGGTGTAACGATGGCAAATACGAAAGTCCCTGGAATACAGGACATGCGTGATTTTAAAGAGAATATTTCAACACTCTTAATCTCATCGATATTTATTATGTTAACGGCATCCCTGGACCGAGAAACATTAGTACAAATGTTAGATATTGAAATCCTTGGATATGTGGCAGTTATTTTATTTATTATACGACCACTTTCCATTTTTATATCAACCATTAATACAGATTTGAGTATAAAAGAGAAAGTCTTAATTGGCTGGATTGCTCCTAGAGGTATTGTGGCACTAACCGTAGCTAATTATTTTGCCGCTTTATTGATGGACCATGGATTTGCGGGAGCGGAATTGGTTGGATCTGTGACGTTTGCGCTCGTATTTATTACTGTATGTGCACATGGGTTTTCCCTAAATTGGGTTGCCGGGAAATTGGGTCTGACGAGGGAAGGAAGACCTGGTGTGCTCATGGTTGGAGGTAATCCATTTACAGCAGCTTTAGGGAAAACATTTAAAGGGATGGATATACCTGTCGTCATCGCAGATACTTCCGAGCAAGGTCGGATTTATGCAGAAGAAAATGAAATTCCTTTTGAGCGGACAGAGGTTTTATCAAGTGATACTAAAATTGATACATCAACGTATGACTACTTGATTGCTGCTACACGGACCGAACCATACAACGCGCTAGTAAGCTCCAGGTATACAGACGACTTCGGGCGAAATAGTGTATATAAATTAAATACAAAAGACCAGATAGAGGCAGACCTTTCTTCTCCGGTTTGGACAGTGAGTGGAGAAGTGTTATTCTCAAGAAATACCGCAATTGAGGATCTAATCGCTAAAATAGAAGAAGGGTACGAATTCAGCAAAACAGAAATCACAGAAAGATATAGTTATGAAGAGTTGAAAAAAGAGATAGGCGAAAATACAACCCTGTTATTTAACTCAATACAATCAGGGGGCGTGGCGTTTTTTACAGAAGACAATCATATACATGCGAAGGAAGGGGATACGATTGTCAGTTTAGCCCCACCTGAAACGTAA
- a CDS encoding pyridoxamine 5'-phosphate oxidase family protein has translation MPGSKGERTLQKQFGTMKRAAAFYDNQMLDHINHVMTVFMEKQEMVFLSTADAGGNCDSSFRGGPPGFVRVINEKTIIYPEYKGNGVMASLGNLLENPHIGLMFIDFFEHSIGLHVNGDASILENDQLASLKIPEEQMNDIKEKEGDKPERWVVINVEEAYIHCSKHIPKFKPLDKEIQWGTDDQKQKGGDFFNAKQSKKDQKL, from the coding sequence ATGCCGGGTTCTAAAGGGGAACGTACGCTGCAGAAACAATTTGGAACGATGAAGCGAGCTGCGGCGTTTTATGATAATCAGATGCTTGACCATATTAACCATGTAATGACAGTGTTTATGGAGAAACAGGAAATGGTATTCTTGTCCACGGCTGATGCAGGAGGGAATTGCGACTCTTCTTTTCGTGGGGGTCCACCGGGGTTTGTTCGTGTCATTAATGAAAAAACCATCATTTACCCAGAATATAAGGGAAATGGCGTAATGGCAAGTTTGGGAAACCTCCTGGAAAACCCTCATATCGGATTAATGTTTATCGATTTTTTCGAGCATTCCATCGGGCTGCATGTGAATGGGGACGCATCAATTCTTGAAAACGACCAATTGGCTTCATTGAAAATTCCAGAGGAACAAATGAATGACATCAAAGAAAAAGAGGGAGACAAACCAGAGCGCTGGGTTGTTATCAACGTCGAAGAAGCTTATATTCACTGTTCCAAACATATTCCAAAGTTTAAGCCGCTGGATAAGGAAATCCAGTGGGGGACAGATGATCAAAAACAAAAGGGCGGAGATTTTTTCAACGCAAAACAAAGTAAAAAAGATCAGAAATTGTAA
- a CDS encoding LLM class flavin-dependent oxidoreductase translates to MKYGFWLPIFGGWLRNVEAENMPPTYDYAKEVIQSAEKWGYDTTLIAELYLNDIKGTDQDSIEAWSTAAALAAVTEKIEIMAAVRPVFHNPAVTAKMAANIDHISKGRFTLNVVSGWWAEEAKQYGGDFTEHDERYDRTTEFLEILKGLWSEEKFSYDGKFYKIENTQLSPKPVQRPNPVLYAGGESEKGKQVISSLCDAYILHGHTVEEAEAKIADMNERRKSAGPEPLQSIGMAAYVICRDTEEEARAELNRITTVTDTSGYAGFEDFTSKSELEQQIQLQDYSVSNRGLRPNLVGTPEQIAKQVLEFERVGVDLLLLQCSPQLEELERFSKQVMPKVEELRASLTNI, encoded by the coding sequence ATGAAGTATGGATTTTGGTTACCTATTTTTGGTGGATGGCTTAGAAATGTTGAGGCTGAAAACATGCCTCCAACATATGATTATGCAAAGGAAGTAATACAATCTGCTGAAAAATGGGGATACGATACAACGTTAATCGCTGAATTATATTTAAATGATATAAAAGGAACAGATCAGGATTCTATCGAAGCTTGGTCAACTGCAGCCGCTTTAGCCGCAGTAACGGAAAAAATTGAAATTATGGCAGCCGTTCGTCCGGTTTTTCACAATCCCGCTGTAACAGCAAAAATGGCAGCTAATATTGATCATATTAGTAAAGGACGTTTTACCTTAAATGTTGTTTCGGGCTGGTGGGCTGAGGAAGCGAAACAATATGGCGGTGATTTTACAGAACATGATGAAAGGTACGACCGGACAACCGAATTTCTTGAGATCTTAAAGGGCTTATGGTCAGAAGAGAAATTTTCGTATGATGGCAAGTTTTACAAAATAGAGAATACGCAGCTTTCCCCTAAACCGGTTCAGCGTCCGAATCCTGTTTTATATGCAGGTGGTGAGAGTGAGAAGGGGAAACAGGTTATTTCGTCCCTATGTGATGCTTATATCCTGCATGGCCACACCGTAGAAGAAGCTGAGGCGAAAATTGCCGATATGAATGAACGAAGAAAGTCAGCTGGACCTGAGCCTCTACAATCAATTGGTATGGCAGCTTATGTCATTTGCCGGGATACGGAAGAAGAAGCACGTGCTGAATTAAATCGTATTACCACTGTAACAGATACAAGTGGTTATGCCGGATTCGAAGATTTTACCTCAAAGTCGGAATTGGAGCAACAGATTCAGTTGCAGGATTATTCTGTATCAAACCGGGGCTTGCGTCCAAATCTTGTGGGAACACCGGAGCAAATTGCAAAACAGGTTTTGGAGTTTGAAAGAGTTGGCGTTGATTTACTGTTATTACAATGTTCGCCACAGCTGGAAGAATTGGAACGTTTTTCAAAACAGGTTATGCCAAAGGTTGAGGAACTGCGAGCATCGTTAACAAACATATAA
- a CDS encoding S8 family peptidase produces the protein MSNRKRVWYEEAGRKLDPGLVEQLRVKRKEDPYATSNTDDIPVIVYLTQNSDKAKRDDLLNTCQTDNRSKLDKDLRFHGTVGGKLTPQMIKQIKDHEAVDRIFYDREVTSFLDIASRQIGAVDVQEQHDFTGNGVTIAVIDTGIYPHADLTEPDNRIIAFKDFINNQEEPYDDNGHGTHCAGDAAGNANKSDGLYIAPASEASVIGVKVLDQDGAGRLSAIIEGITWCMENKEEYNIQIISLSLGAQAYESYRDDPLAQAVQEAWHNGIVVCAAAGNSGPAQQTISTPAINPFIITVGSTVDQNTDTRSDDHIADYSSRGPTIDSLIKPDIYAPGTDIISLLAPESALEQQLPEQIVDEDYLQLSGTSMATPICAGVIAQMLQANPNLSPNDVKSILQATAQPMLDDLWGYIEARTAVEMALDYATGQERVAE, from the coding sequence ATGAGTAACAGAAAAAGAGTATGGTATGAAGAGGCCGGTCGCAAACTAGATCCAGGGTTGGTGGAACAACTGCGTGTTAAAAGAAAAGAAGACCCTTACGCAACCAGCAACACTGATGATATACCGGTAATTGTGTATTTAACCCAAAACTCGGACAAAGCCAAAAGGGACGATCTACTGAATACCTGTCAAACAGACAATCGGAGCAAATTAGACAAAGATTTACGATTTCATGGAACTGTTGGTGGAAAGCTGACTCCTCAAATGATCAAACAGATTAAAGATCACGAAGCAGTTGATCGCATTTTTTATGACCGTGAAGTCACAAGCTTTCTGGATATCGCTAGCAGACAAATCGGGGCGGTTGATGTACAAGAGCAACATGACTTTACTGGAAACGGTGTAACGATTGCTGTCATTGACACTGGCATCTATCCCCATGCAGACTTAACAGAACCTGATAACAGAATTATCGCTTTTAAAGACTTTATTAATAATCAGGAAGAACCCTATGATGATAATGGGCACGGAACGCATTGCGCGGGTGACGCAGCAGGAAATGCTAATAAGTCAGATGGTTTATATATCGCACCGGCATCTGAAGCATCTGTTATTGGTGTGAAGGTTTTGGATCAAGATGGTGCAGGAAGATTATCGGCCATTATTGAAGGAATTACGTGGTGTATGGAAAACAAAGAGGAGTATAACATTCAGATTATCTCCCTATCTCTAGGAGCTCAGGCATATGAATCATATAGAGATGATCCGCTGGCACAGGCTGTACAAGAAGCTTGGCATAATGGCATCGTCGTTTGTGCCGCGGCCGGAAACAGTGGCCCGGCGCAACAGACTATCAGTACACCTGCTATCAATCCGTTTATCATTACGGTTGGATCTACGGTTGACCAAAATACGGACACGCGTTCAGATGATCATATTGCGGATTATTCAAGCCGTGGGCCAACCATTGATTCACTGATTAAGCCAGATATTTATGCACCGGGAACAGATATCATTTCCCTGTTGGCACCGGAATCTGCGCTGGAACAGCAGTTACCAGAACAAATCGTCGATGAAGATTACCTGCAATTATCCGGTACGTCGATGGCCACACCCATATGTGCAGGCGTCATTGCACAAATGCTCCAAGCCAATCCGAATCTTAGCCCCAATGATGTGAAAAGTATTCTTCAGGCAACAGCTCAACCAATGCTTGATGATTTATGGGGATATATCGAGGCGCGAACTGCGGTAGAAATGGCACTGGATTATGCCACTGGTCAAGAGCGTGTAGCTGAGTAA
- a CDS encoding FAD-binding oxidoreductase — protein sequence METEVKDVIIELEKLLRDDQVTINETVLEEHSTDESYHTPSSPNVVVFPENADEVSEIVKLADKHQIPVVPYGLGTSLEGHVIPYDHGITIDFSLMNNILEIREKDFLVKVQPGVTRSQLNKELKKYGLFFPVDPGADATLGGMAATNASGTMSVRYGIMRDQVRDLEVVLADGKTIHTGNLAEKSSSGYHLSGVFVGSEGTLGCFTELTLKVYGIPEHQMAARASFNTVDDAVEAVTAILQAGVPIARMELLDEPSMAQANQYSETNYKEVPTLFLEFHGNEAGLAQDVSFAEEILRDFSCLEVAFETETAAQNKLWEARHHVLYAYTHGYPGRKLMITDVCLPISELAGAIQHAREAIRTLNLQGGIVGHVGDGNYHIFLMIDLDNTEEVQKADQLNEQIVEYALNRGGTCTGEHGVGIGKQKYQEQEHGEAFHVMEKIKWALDPSGLFNPNKIVKDGVSAERGW from the coding sequence ATGGAAACAGAAGTTAAAGATGTAATAATTGAATTAGAGAAATTATTACGGGATGATCAGGTTACTATAAATGAGACTGTTCTAGAGGAGCATAGCACAGATGAATCCTATCATACGCCAAGTTCACCAAACGTGGTCGTGTTTCCTGAAAACGCGGACGAGGTGAGCGAAATCGTCAAGTTGGCTGATAAACATCAGATCCCAGTTGTGCCTTATGGCCTGGGAACAAGCCTAGAAGGACATGTGATTCCCTACGATCATGGCATAACCATCGATTTTTCATTAATGAACAACATACTGGAGATTCGGGAAAAGGATTTTCTTGTAAAAGTACAGCCAGGTGTGACCCGTTCCCAGTTAAACAAAGAGCTGAAAAAATACGGATTATTTTTCCCAGTAGATCCAGGTGCAGACGCAACACTTGGTGGGATGGCTGCAACGAATGCCAGTGGAACGATGTCTGTTCGCTATGGCATCATGCGTGATCAGGTTCGAGATTTGGAAGTTGTCCTTGCAGACGGAAAAACGATACATACAGGAAATTTAGCGGAAAAGTCCTCTTCAGGTTACCATTTAAGTGGCGTTTTTGTAGGGTCTGAAGGCACACTAGGCTGTTTTACAGAATTAACGTTAAAGGTATACGGCATACCAGAGCATCAAATGGCTGCAAGAGCTTCTTTTAACACGGTAGATGATGCAGTAGAAGCTGTCACCGCCATATTACAGGCCGGAGTTCCAATTGCTAGAATGGAACTTTTGGATGAGCCTTCCATGGCACAAGCAAATCAATATAGTGAAACGAACTACAAAGAAGTACCAACATTGTTTTTAGAATTTCACGGAAATGAAGCAGGCTTAGCGCAGGATGTTTCGTTTGCTGAAGAAATTCTCAGAGATTTCAGCTGTCTGGAAGTAGCATTTGAAACAGAAACTGCAGCACAGAATAAACTTTGGGAAGCAAGACATCATGTACTCTACGCTTACACACACGGCTATCCGGGAAGGAAATTAATGATAACAGATGTTTGCCTCCCCATATCTGAATTAGCAGGAGCTATTCAACATGCAAGAGAAGCAATAAGAACATTGAATCTCCAAGGTGGTATCGTAGGCCATGTGGGCGACGGAAACTACCATATATTCTTAATGATCGATCTCGATAACACAGAAGAAGTACAAAAAGCAGATCAATTAAATGAACAAATCGTCGAATATGCGCTTAACCGAGGAGGCACATGTACCGGAGAACACGGTGTTGGAATAGGAAAACAAAAATACCAGGAGCAAGAACATGGTGAAGCATTTCATGTGATGGAAAAGATTAAGTGGGCGCTTGACCCAAGTGGTCTGTTTAATCCGAATAAGATTGTGAAAGATGGGGTTTCTGCTGAAAGAGGATGGTAG
- the asnB gene encoding asparagine synthase (glutamine-hydrolyzing) has translation MCGITGIVDWRKNVKTQLQVLENMTETLTLRGPDDSNVWTEQHAGFGHKRLAVVDIEGGKQPMSREKDGNTYTLVYNGELYNTEDLRKELRKRDYSFRTSSDTEVLLASYIEWKEDCVHHLNGIYAFGVWDAKEEKLFMARDRLGVKPLFFHERSDRFIFGSELKAILAHTDIQAVVGRDGLAEIFGLGPSRTPGHGIFKGIRELRAGHALTFSRDGLKVWRYWNVKSHQQEDSVEETAEQVKHLFVDAVKRQLVSDVPVSTFLSGGLDSSAITAIAAEHYKTQGKGAIPTFSVDYEGNDKHFVASKFQPSSDQDWINKMVNYSSTNHHNEVISGEELADFLKESVVLRDQPGMADIDSSMLWFCHRIKRHTTVSLSGECADEIFGGYPWFHDPKGSGKGGFPWMRSLDSRINLLHSEWQSKLDLKTYVHDQYKETIAETPRLDGENEEDARRRELFYLNMHWFMAQLLDRKDRMSMGASLEVRVPFADHKLVEYVWNIPWDMKMVDGREKGILRKAMEGILPDDVLYRKKSPYPRTFQPAYTKAVVNWMYEILADRDAPLFDFMNRDKVEAIVRSEGKEFKEPWYGQLMKGPQLIAHLGQIDYWLRTYNVKVSD, from the coding sequence TTGTGCGGAATTACAGGAATTGTTGATTGGCGGAAAAATGTGAAAACGCAGCTACAGGTGCTGGAGAATATGACAGAGACCCTGACACTCCGAGGTCCGGACGATTCCAACGTGTGGACAGAACAGCATGCTGGATTTGGACATAAACGGCTTGCCGTTGTTGATATTGAAGGTGGTAAGCAACCAATGAGCAGGGAAAAAGATGGAAATACCTATACACTTGTATATAATGGTGAATTATATAATACAGAAGACTTGCGAAAAGAACTGAGAAAGCGCGACTATTCATTTCGGACTTCCTCCGATACGGAAGTGCTCCTTGCGTCCTACATCGAATGGAAGGAAGATTGTGTTCATCATTTAAACGGAATTTATGCCTTCGGTGTTTGGGATGCAAAAGAAGAAAAGCTGTTTATGGCAAGGGACCGGCTTGGCGTCAAACCGTTATTTTTCCATGAGCGTTCCGACCGTTTTATTTTTGGTTCAGAGTTAAAAGCCATTTTAGCGCATACAGATATCCAGGCAGTAGTAGGACGCGACGGTTTGGCTGAGATTTTCGGACTAGGACCTTCACGGACGCCGGGTCATGGTATTTTTAAAGGCATACGGGAACTGCGTGCAGGGCATGCACTGACTTTTTCCCGAGATGGGTTGAAAGTGTGGCGGTATTGGAATGTAAAAAGCCATCAGCAAGAAGATTCTGTGGAAGAAACTGCTGAACAAGTGAAGCATTTATTTGTTGATGCGGTAAAGCGGCAGCTAGTTTCCGATGTACCGGTATCGACGTTTTTATCCGGTGGGTTGGATTCAAGTGCGATTACAGCAATAGCTGCTGAGCACTATAAAACCCAAGGAAAAGGAGCAATCCCTACGTTTTCTGTAGACTATGAAGGAAATGATAAGCATTTCGTGGCAAGTAAGTTCCAGCCTTCCAGTGATCAGGACTGGATTAATAAGATGGTTAACTATAGTTCTACCAATCACCATAATGAGGTGATTTCCGGAGAAGAGCTGGCAGATTTTCTAAAAGAATCAGTCGTTCTGCGTGATCAGCCTGGCATGGCAGATATTGATTCTTCTATGTTATGGTTTTGCCATCGAATTAAGCGGCATACGACAGTGAGTCTGTCAGGAGAGTGTGCAGATGAAATTTTCGGTGGGTATCCTTGGTTTCATGATCCTAAGGGCTCAGGGAAAGGTGGTTTTCCCTGGATGCGTTCATTGGATTCGAGGATTAATCTGCTTCATTCCGAGTGGCAGAGTAAGTTGGATTTAAAGACATATGTGCATGACCAGTATAAGGAAACTATTGCGGAGACACCTCGTCTGGACGGGGAAAATGAAGAGGATGCTCGGCGAAGAGAGTTATTCTATTTAAATATGCACTGGTTTATGGCGCAATTACTGGATCGCAAAGATCGTATGAGTATGGGAGCAAGTCTGGAAGTCAGAGTGCCTTTTGCAGATCATAAGTTGGTAGAATATGTTTGGAATATTCCTTGGGACATGAAAATGGTTGATGGCAGGGAAAAGGGGATTTTACGAAAAGCGATGGAAGGTATATTGCCTGATGATGTGTTGTACCGGAAAAAAAGCCCGTATCCACGAACGTTTCAACCAGCGTATACCAAAGCTGTTGTAAACTGGATGTATGAAATATTGGCGGACAGGGACGCGCCGCTATTTGATTTCATGAACAGGGATAAAGTGGAAGCTATTGTAAGGAGCGAAGGGAAAGAATTTAAAGAACCCTGGTATGGACAATTAATGAAAGGGCCACAGCTAATTGCACATCTTGGTCAGATCGATTATTGGCTGCGAACATATAATGTGAAAGTAAGTGATTAA
- a CDS encoding DNA polymerase IV has translation MDYSPYPRNDVLCIDMRSFYASVEAVKLGLDPMKTLLAVVGDPNRSGSIVLAASPELKRKHGISNVSRFFELPDDPGIHIVPAHMADYLHVSVEITKLINNYVPKEAIHPYSVDEVWVTVNGLQKLFGDRWEVAGKIKQDIMENFGITSSIGIGDNKFLAKVVMDLHAKKAGIAECKYEDVEEKLWPSPIEDIWGIGSRMKRNLNRMGIVTLGQLARFNLEHLKKRFGVMGEQLYWHAWGIDLSPVFGDFTKNEQKGFGHGISLLRDYSKEEVTVCILDLCEEVCRRARTANKVGKTIHLGISYAKETSGGFSRSRSIAIPTNVTMDIYEVCMQLFHQFYDGESKIRHVYVTMDNLFEKGETQLDLFEDRPKKNDIGYVMDAIRDKYGSTAILRATSYTDAGITLDRSKKIGGHYA, from the coding sequence ATGGACTATTCCCCGTATCCTCGTAATGATGTGCTTTGCATTGATATGCGTTCTTTCTATGCAAGTGTCGAAGCTGTTAAATTAGGACTTGATCCCATGAAAACGTTGCTGGCAGTCGTTGGTGATCCAAATCGGTCTGGGAGTATTGTCCTGGCAGCTTCTCCGGAATTAAAAAGAAAACATGGCATTAGTAATGTGAGCCGATTCTTTGAGCTGCCGGATGACCCAGGTATTCATATTGTTCCCGCCCACATGGCTGATTACCTTCACGTGTCAGTGGAAATCACGAAGCTAATCAATAACTATGTACCGAAAGAAGCTATTCATCCATATTCCGTGGACGAAGTCTGGGTGACAGTAAACGGCCTGCAAAAACTTTTCGGAGATCGCTGGGAAGTTGCTGGAAAAATCAAGCAGGATATCATGGAAAATTTCGGGATTACTTCTTCTATTGGTATTGGTGATAATAAATTCCTCGCCAAAGTGGTCATGGATTTGCATGCAAAAAAAGCGGGCATTGCCGAGTGTAAATACGAGGATGTAGAAGAAAAACTTTGGCCCTCCCCCATTGAAGATATCTGGGGCATCGGCAGCAGGATGAAACGTAACCTAAATCGAATGGGAATCGTCACACTTGGACAACTCGCCAGATTTAACCTGGAACACTTGAAAAAGCGATTCGGGGTCATGGGTGAGCAGTTGTATTGGCACGCCTGGGGGATTGATTTAAGTCCTGTATTCGGTGATTTTACAAAGAACGAACAGAAAGGCTTTGGACACGGCATATCTTTGCTTCGGGACTACTCCAAAGAGGAGGTTACTGTCTGTATCCTTGATCTTTGTGAAGAAGTCTGCCGCAGAGCCCGAACAGCAAATAAAGTAGGAAAGACCATTCATCTTGGTATCTCTTACGCCAAGGAAACAAGCGGCGGTTTCTCCCGCTCAAGGTCCATCGCAATCCCCACCAATGTAACGATGGATATCTACGAGGTGTGCATGCAGCTGTTCCATCAATTTTACGATGGAGAAAGTAAAATCAGACATGTCTATGTCACCATGGATAACCTGTTTGAAAAAGGGGAAACACAATTGGACTTGTTTGAAGACCGCCCCAAGAAAAATGACATCGGCTATGTGATGGATGCCATTCGGGATAAATACGGCTCAACCGCTATATTGCGTGCGACAAGCTATACCGATGCCGGGATTACGCTGGATCGAAGTAAGAAGATTGGCGGGCATTATGCATGA